From Thermovirga sp.:
CGTGCTGGAAGGGGCGGCCGGCCACAGGATACAGCAGGAGGCCGTCAGCAAGGGCATGAGGACCCTCAGGGACTCGGGGCTGCGCAAAGTGGTGGACGGCGTCACCAGCCTGGAGGAGGTCCTCCAGGTGACCCTCAACTGAGCGAAGGAGACGGGGGGAGGCTCACAGCATGGCGATATCCCTGCAGCCGATACTGGCGGAAGCGATCCGCAAACAGGCCACCGACATACACCTGGGCACGGGGCTTTACCCCACGGTGAGGATCGACGGCGACCTCCTGTCGCTGACGACCTACGGCGTCCTCGAGGCCGAGGACGTCCGCTCCATGACGGGCGAAGTCCTCACCCGCAGGCAGATAGAGGACCTGGAGGAGAAACTGGAGATGGACTTCAGCTTCGCCTTCACGGCACCCACGGGGGAGACATCCCGCTTCAGGGGCAACTGCTTCTTCGAGCGGGGCAACCCGGGGATGGCCCTGCGGACCATACCCACCAGGATAAGGACCATAGCGGAACTGCAACTGCCCTCTCCCCTTAGCGATGTGACGAAAAAGCACCGGGGGCTCTTCCTGGTGACGGGCCCCACGGGGAGCGGCAAGAGCACCACCCTGGCCTCCCTCATCCAGGAGATAAACCAGACCAGGGCTTGCCACATAGTCACCATCGAGGACCCCATCGAGTACCTGCACACTTCCGGCATGGCCCTCATCCACCAGAGGGAGGTGGGGACCGACACCTGGAGCTTCGCCGAGGCGCTGAAGAGGGTCCTGAGGCAGGACCCCGACGTGATCCTCATCGGCGAGATGAGGGACCTGGAGACCATCTCGGCGGCGGTGACGGCCGCCGAGACGGGGCACCTGGTCTTCGCCACCCTTCACACCCAGGGCGCCGCCCAGACGGTGGACCGCATCATCGACGTTTTTCCCCCCCACCAGCAGCAGCAGATACGCCAGCAACTGAGCAACGTGCTCATCGGGGCCTGCACCCAGCAACTGATCCCCGTCCCCGGCGGGGGGAGGGTGGTGGCCACCGATCTCATGTTCGCCACGCCGGCCGTGAGGAACCTCATCCGCGAGGCCAAGGTCTCCCAGATGGTGAGCATCATGCAGACGGGCTCCTCCTTCGGCATGCACACCATGGACCAGGACCTGGCCCGCCGCGTCAGGGACGGGGTCATCCCCTTCGACACGGCCAGGGCCAGGGCCCACGATACGAAGGACCTGGAAAGGCTCGTCTTCGAGACGTCTTTTTAGCAAGATAACGAGGCATATTGACTTGGCGCCTTTATTTAAATAGAATTCATATATAATTGCGAGAGTGTTATCTTGATGATTCGGGGGTGCGCTTCGTGAGGTTCAAGTACAAGGCCCGCAACCCCAAGGGCGATACCGTCAGCGGCTTCATGAACGCCGACAGCCAGGCCCAGGCCGCCGCGATGATACGAAACCGCGGCCTGATACCCCTTTCCTTCGAGGCCGCTGCGGGGGCGGAAAAGCCCTCCCTCATGGACCGCCTCAGGATGATAAGCACCATCCCCCTGAAGGACAGGGCCGTCATGTTCCGGCAACTGGCCACGATGATCTCCTCGGGGATCAACCTGGGGAGCGCCCTGGAGATCCTGGGGGAGCAGACCAGGAACAAGCGGCTCGCCGCCTCCATCCGGGAGGTCAAGAAACTGGTCGACGGCGGCA
This genomic window contains:
- a CDS encoding type IV pilus twitching motility protein PilT, which gives rise to MAISLQPILAEAIRKQATDIHLGTGLYPTVRIDGDLLSLTTYGVLEAEDVRSMTGEVLTRRQIEDLEEKLEMDFSFAFTAPTGETSRFRGNCFFERGNPGMALRTIPTRIRTIAELQLPSPLSDVTKKHRGLFLVTGPTGSGKSTTLASLIQEINQTRACHIVTIEDPIEYLHTSGMALIHQREVGTDTWSFAEALKRVLRQDPDVILIGEMRDLETISAAVTAAETGHLVFATLHTQGAAQTVDRIIDVFPPHQQQQIRQQLSNVLIGACTQQLIPVPGGGRVVATDLMFATPAVRNLIREAKVSQMVSIMQTGSSFGMHTMDQDLARRVRDGVIPFDTARARAHDTKDLERLVFETSF